One Neodiprion pinetum isolate iyNeoPine1 chromosome 1, iyNeoPine1.2, whole genome shotgun sequence genomic window carries:
- the LOC124216522 gene encoding uncharacterized protein isoform X1: MACHYDHPGVAGLLMEKGASPCVTSQNGHTPLHIAARKNQMEIASALLERGADPNAESKAGFTPLHMSAQKGNHDITNLLIEHGADPNHKAKNGLTALHLCAREDFVRVASTLTKNGASVESRTETGYRPIHVAAHFGNSSMVRFLLKQNAEVDVKTNQDYTPLHQAAQQGHAHVASALLDGKASHNARTKDGLTALNIAQKLGYISVMEVLKGLTYDNLAPCNKNWEDKYKVVAPESLQEASFMSDSDDEGGSDTLISEQPYRYLTADLMKSLRDDSLPIDVTRDDPIHRQVSKEDRQDFVQSNNYCSAENFEMQDSTNLGRMNPRSFLVSFLVDARGGTMRGCRHSGVCIVVPPRRATMPIRVTCRLVKATKTTSPPPLMEGEALATRIVEMGPVGATFLGPVLIDVPHFASVRGNDREIIILRSENGETWKEHENALDNDDTLAGTPHDSQMSGSYSGRITRILTTDFPQYFAIITRIKQEVHGIGSEGGILISSVVNHVQAVFPPGALTKKIKVGLQAHIIPYELTAKLLGNCVAVSPVITIEPRRRKFHKPITLTIPTPQAANKGMINQYGGGTPTLRLLCSIAGGTSDAQWEDVTGSTPLTFMNDRVSFTTTVSARFWLMDCRNIGEVPKMATELYRESLFVPFVTNFVIYSKRMDLLEATLRILCMTDGKEGLHTLERQEEFLEIVKSRDVEALDGKDFYIEFSGNLTPVTKSGVQLRFTFRAFRQNRLSFHAKVKDPLLDPVARMLFMREPKVAKGEPSQQPICILNIVLPELLGKKKVELRFDKESDIEDSNIISHRMDSYASEYEGESKEKSDYPKAVVASPLYEGKLVSRNHENDRGDAVFIRESFAQSAACPLEIVDASYLDKVDAGKRSDDGPPDVEKQTYSEKLKFWEEIGKQRSISSIDQSEMEVPQNNVELATEDICSQLTKSSSLMIRGREELIEVMAEGDGTVDEERKNCIDIPDISECSVAEKAHYFEEQIQRELMAPAKTTLSPKVPVDFDLMKKVRVAKREKQQLDVTIPHKGVISVRQGDEEYASVVPSKTDNVIINVTDNMCNVTEECSESAAENLHDIPSVKPVKSKIPFTPSNDEQMQLGEPMKTLGESVNSELDYGADDERVEQVLANDDVVKKLLFNRRSNNLVTFDDILNISPCIANASPISVIRTCHDFLVGERQHASRQTWKDIGEAVGNADSVADHIQLKLVERSEADANYLNLGSRYVDDRSLGYETVSKQHDNREGSCPEIENVDHGTAEFPLETDSDVSTQPSEENDTKSIRIKDECLPALPENIALSEGISVSIRDIIASNPSNKLSDDSQSEEANRLVLTETTRQSEGLARQCEMKACYEFSDSEITSEDVPAMSADQTNSFKIDMTKREYDSRIPKHVGLTKMEDETQPVKRKDTAGSRIPVASDQHISLVLQSELKARPRTSHRKIIAGNSDGKESESRIPRRTAEGSKAETDERFVHRYKSEVQPHAEATETPKESFPAATLYLNVTDSSKIEMTNDTQASQVSHRVRDSLRTEKTMRLSVYESTDEISLSDVTIESVNSKDETFAADPMNASHLTEKTSGSAEGEFASMTSTADYRMSAKSEEKETISSEMYAITAEALITVTQKELLQEKATERMDSTLAKETLTKRVAEIDHNKKELEVTLNRDTTVKLLDDGKSFIAEGSADTKIFDSVQQEAVKLLEDEHGFLTDETNVCSFGETAAYASVGICTDFVTAKGGCLSERTATSFDADNSSAKGAAVSSRTAVTGSVTSRESENIRYHVDDEEIVRAKSRDRAIIDEPIAEVKIFPNDDGILTKQSEVRRIAETIIQSIETEIENTSILAVNLANQSVEKVEDYSSQERMTNAKLHHYKLGRESKQESISTTEDLTRDEESSPGSRNREGSFPSETSGRRLFHDQDMTISPSTTSDHTEAEDSIEIDSNEMGNRRKLGSPAYPLEEMQQQATTNIFDQDGRAIAFSRKESFDELAAWDATTLRKSGARVLEIIEPRDVNVTEESILWNTNEDARERCVVSQSYTTVKDHSGASTLRVMLCSERAEAIGSVTLFKQSNSADDPIVDDHVRNNYDMAFDAKINDAEAGSPTSVLPKMRIQNLDIKPVNWMIGDEKIEISESLQPSEVFNRELEEYESVVKQFSLEGANNEDAILPISQNKEHSFACEDVNVNDGTVVRIIQKETPKTKFRVIPVSDKQLESELVENNLDISCQELMDTLQKEFDAKTPTEHLAVEAFKVESSTGREVGHNLVKLMNEDSITQKHTSEKSDKQTIPVTDTGANKTDYFETMKFQSPMQLAEERKNETVRMKGQIEGRVEYDTALELSGTDNRGEKIVAEDASSSTEKGMGSVECIVSSDNERIQRALAMPQDDSLTTVGGGTFDSQPTPDHRTTAHHDTGAITKSRKDVEVTNINLSSRYAITVLDQVVKKEIAEVKESLEAAKQDLIEELSENSKMVFHIKDSPSEFQFKLESESIPNELHFLYRAPSVNDQPNKHDVTEDAEAASPVARPRSTGADMKVEIGKKLELVSRELRKDNAAITKEIDERDFESESKKRMEVLKREAVVIAKVEKPPTTDSSGNDNCSTVSVPTLVATTAPVTAADPGPIPIPVPFPVSVTIPVPASRSSSDVETKDDGFLMCPPQPAPRRRHKPVRALKKIRSDSETDIGSSSGESNYHSCDYEIGSGSRPSSSDIEAMQLGIPSGTASEYETALTSVETSSTSKPTSQDYHTAISSLSSRESIKSLYSESSGHLASVESSSELSETLVPSESDMDRDDFDESVDHVLEDDLVCVDAPITLKASHSPNNDYVLLASSEVACNIVEANVSSVATSRMKRSSEMIFQHDDEPCENIGSVEMDTCERQSSNSENALQIKSIDNATSTTLIIGNEFVGDSQMQSVDITTSRVDEDGIQSVCTQVTSKDKRVLSDNTVSPLGESESVVIENWMGTNACSSSSIIESKTMDVREEEGATVTDAEIKFTGFEQRPHLSLIQQASVSTSTASAISLETVIDRFDKERQERHSPDSDSFELVDKPDIIDDFVVIEEVGREAEEFDSEGKSIHISSINIVCANVKTYDREVENLITNTNHEDHSQPTSQLQVRNNELFDFESEDSPPQVSNEEHLYSQSYSDDEHYEGGKKWVEMQFQTDARGYEIEYDRGPLEDIKEEEITDFEASSSRFGSLGSHKESVGSIGSARGSLGSTPEYDVLAGRKYFTKPSEHDNLSLSSLQEFESLENAVAMESSKKLHCGSQDSINNGSLPRRYLTGRSGHGDDVSLSSLKDFEGLETACREAHMIELRAREEEDLLDHESPENRYKLESLARTKAESSAPASFNPSTSGSDDYEKRIREIDEIIRIAQSNVEKFDRQDDTAEDISQIDITETDSRGPGGNLGPGQSKAIEVAANCCAIVLHEGQSRVVQVQLKDQDIMETSTDSLEFDDHAVDKRRDPLCRSSDSLEMKTNLDLPSLSSDSLNNTRDPRELPPGCTFDQFDNSCRRISSDSLEIPSSEHQEDNIVQDKSREASCGNRNYSVRSDTDNSSVRRVSSAEAGSLANTSLKCNLPNNGT; the protein is encoded by the exons ATGGCCTGCCACTACGATCATCCCGGCGTGGCTGGCCTTCTAATGGAGAAGGGAGCCTCACCCTGTGTCACATCCCAAAACGGTCATACACCCTTACACATTGCAGCTCGTAAGAATCAG ATGGAGATTGCCTCGGCCCTGCTTGAACGAGGAGCAGACCCGAATGCGGAATCCAAGGCTGGATTCACACCGCTGCATATGAGTGCTCAAAAGGGAAATCACGACATCACCAACTTACTCATCGAACACGGGGCCGATCCGAATCACAAAGCTAAG AACGGACTGACTGCTCTGCACTTGTGCGCCCGGGAAGATTTTGTTAGAGTAGCGTCGACACTTACGAAGAATGGTGCGAGCGTCGAAAGTCGAACGGAGACAGGGTACAGGCCTATACACGTGGCTGCGCATTTTGGGAACTCATCGATGGTGCGATTTCTTTTGAAGCAAAACGCAGAGGTTGACGTTAAAACTAATCAGGATTACACGCCGCTGCATCAAGCTGCCCAGCAGGGACACGCTCACGTGGCCTCGGCTCTTCTCGACGGAAAGGCATCGCATAATGCTCGCACAAAA GATGGCTTAACGGCGCTCAACATTGCTCAAAAGCTGGGCTACATATCTGTCATGGAGGTGCTGAAGGGATTGACGTACGACAATTTGGCTccttgtaataaaaattgggaAGATAAGTACAAGGTTGTGGCGCCGGAAAGCTTGCAGGAAGCTAGTTTCATGTCCGACTCGGATGACGAAGGAG GTTCCGACACCTTAATCAGTGAGCAGCCATACCGATATTTAACAGCAGATCTAATGAAAAGCCTCCGGGATGACTCGTTGCCTATCGACGTTACGAGAGACGATCCGATTCACAGGCAAG TTTCGAAAGAAGACAGGCAAGACTTTGTACAGAGTAATAACTATTGCTCTGCTGAAAATTTTGAGATGCAAGATAGCACGAATCTGGG GAGGATGAATCCAAGATC ATTCTTGGTGAGTTTCCTGGTCGATGCTCGGGGTGGGACAATGAGAGGGTGCAGGCACAGCGGTGTTTGCATCGTTGTACCGCCGAGGAGGGCAACGATGCCCATAAGAGTGACGTGCAGATTGGTCAAAGCTACCAAAACAACGAGCCCTCCACCCCTTATGGAAGGCGAGGCGCTCGCTACGCGCATTGTTGAGATGGGACCGGTCGGCGCCACATTTCTGGG GCCTGTATTGATCGACGTCCCCCATTTTGCGTCAGTTCGAGGTAACGACCGAGAGATAATAATTCTACGGAGCGAAAATGGAGAAACTTGGAAGGAGCATGAAAACGCTTTGGATAACGACGACACCCTAGCTGGTACACCCCACG ATTCCCAGATGAGCGGTTCGTATTCGGGACGAATAACTCGTATTCTAACAACAGACTTCCCGCAGTACTTTGCCATAATTACACGGATAAAGCAGGAAGTACATGGAATCGGTTCTGAGGGTGGAATACTTATATCGAGTGTTGTGAACCACGTACAAGCAGTCTTCCCGCCTGGTGCGTTGACAAAGAAAATCAAAGTTGGTTTGCAG GCACACATTATACCGTACGAGCTGACCGCTAAACTTTTGGGAAACTGCGTTGCGGTTTCTCCCGTAATAACGATCGAGCCGAGAAGACGAAAGTTTCACAAACCGATAACTCTCACTATTCCCACCCCTCAGGCAGCCAATAAGGGAATGATTAATCAATATGGTGGAGGAACCCCTACATTGCGCCTGCTTTGCAGCATCGCAG GTGGGACTAGCGATGCTCAGTGGGAGGATGTGACAGGATCGACACCGTTGACCTTCATGAATGATCGAGTGTCGTTCACAACTACGGTCTCCGCGAGGTTTTGGCTCATGGATTGCAGAAACATCGGAGAGGTGCCGAAAATGGCGACAGAACTCTACAGAGAGTCGTTGTTCGTTCCCTTCGTCACGAA CTTCGTCATTTATTCGAAACGAATGGATCTCCTTGAGGCTACGTTGAGAATATTGTGTATGACCGATGGCAAGGAAGGATTGCATACCTTGGAGAGGCAGGAGGAATTTCTTGAGATTGTAAAAAGCCGAGACGTAGAG GCGCTCGACGGTAAAGATTTTTACATAGAGTTCAGCGGTAACCTAACACCGGTGACAAAATCTGGCGTGCAACTACGGTTCACGTTCAGGGCATTCCGTCAAAACAGACTATCCTTTCACGCGAAGGTCAAGGATCCGTTGCTAGATCCGGTTGCAAGAATGTTGTTCATGCGTGAGCCAAAGGTCGCCAAAGGCGAGCCCTCGCAGCAGCCTATTTGTATACTAAATATCGTACTACCGGAACTACTTGGAAAGAAGAAGGTTGAACTGAGATTTGATAAGGAGAGTG aTATCGAGGACTCAAACATCATTAGCCATAGAATGGACTCTTACGCGTCTGAATACGAAGGagaaagcaaagaaaaatccGACTATCCGAAAGCCGTAGTGGCATCGCCTCTGTACGAAGGGAAACTGGTCAGCAGAAATCATGAGAATGATCGAGGAG ATGCCGTCTTTATCAGAGAATCCTTTGCTCAAAGTGCGGCTTGCCCCCTAGAAATCGTAGATGCTAGTTATCTTGATAAAGTAGACGCCGGTAAACGAAGCGATGATGGCCCGCCTGATGTTGAGAAACAAACGTACTCCGAGAAGCTGAAATTCTGGGAGGAGATTGGCAAACAGAGAAGCATCAGCAGCATTGACCAATCCGAAATGGAAGTTCCACAAAATAACGTGGAATTAGCAACAGAAGACATTTGTAGTCAGCTTACTAAGAGTAGCTCTTTGATGATACGCGGGAGGGAAGAATTGATTGAGGTGATGGCGGAGGGTGATGGGACAGTGGACGAAGAACGGAAGAATTGCATTGATATACCCGATATTTCCGAGTGTTCCGTAGCTGAAAAGGCTCATTACTTCGAAGAACAGATTCAGAGGGAATTAATGGCACCCGCAAAGACTACACTGAGTCCAAAGGTACCGGTTGATTTTGActtgatgaaaaaagtaaggGTGGCAAAAAGGGAGAAACAACAGTTAGACGTCACGATTCCTCACAAAGGGGTCATCAGTGTACGTCAGGGAGACGAGGAATATGCCAGCGTAGTGCCAAGTAAAACTGATAACGTTATAATAAACGTTACCGATAACATGTGTAACGTGACAGAGGAATGTAGCGAATCAGCGGCGGAGAATCTGCATGACATTCCAAGCGTGAAACCCGTGAAGTCAAAAATACCATTCACCCCATCGAACGATGAACAGATGCAGCTCGGAGAGCCAATGAAAACGTTGGGTGAAAGCGTCAACTCAGAATTAGATTACGGAGCTGATGACGAACGAGTAGAACAAGTTCTTGCAAATGATgatgttgtgaaaaaattattgttcaatAGGAGAAGTAACAACTTAGTAACATTCGATGACATATTAAACATATCACCATGTATAGCCAATGCATCGCCAATCTCGGTGATTAGGACCTGTCACGATTTTCTCGTAGGCGAAAGACAACACGCATCACGTCAAACGTGGAAAGACATCGGTGAAGCTGTCGGCAATGCTGATTCAGTCGCGGACCACATACAGTTGAAATTGGTAGAACGCAGTGAGGCGGATGCAAATTATTTGAATCTGGGGAGCCGCTATGTCGATGACAGATCACTGGGTTATGAAACCGTTTCAAAGCAGCACGACAACAGAGAAGGATCTTGCCCAGAGATTGAAAATGTTGACCATGGAACGGCAGAGTTTCCATTAGAAACTGATTCAGACGTAAGTACGCAACCATCGGAGGAGAATGACACGAAATCTATTCGAATCAAGGATGAATGCCTGCCTGCCTTACCGGAAAACATTGCATTGAGTGAGGGAATTTCTGTATCTATTCGGGACATCATTGCCAGCAATCCATCGAACAAGCTGAGTGACGATTCTCAATCGGAAGAAGCTAATAGATTGGTACTGACAGAAACGACGAGACAGTCCGAAGGTCTGGCACGGCAATGTGAAATGAAGGCTTGTTACGAATTTTCAGATAGTGAAATCACGAGTGAGGATGTGCCAGCGATGTCCGCGGATCAAACGAATTCCTTTAAAATTGACATGACGAAGAGAGAATATGATTCACGAATCCCTAAACACGTTGGTTTGACGAAGATGGAAGACGAGACACAACCGGTGAAACGCAAAGACACTGCGGGAAGCAGAATTCCCGTTGCCAGCGATCAACATATCTCATTAGTGCTACAATCGGAGCTTAAGGCACGGCCGAGGACTTCTCACCGGAAAATTATCGCGGGTAACTCCGATGGAAAAGAATCGGAATCGCGTATACCAAGACGCACCGCTGAAGGATCCAAGGCAGAAACAGATGAAAGATTTGTACATCGATACAAGAGCGAGGTTCAACCTCACGCCGAGGCCACAGAAACTCCTAAGGAAAGTTTCCCAGCAGCTACGCTGTACCTGAATGTGACCGATTCATCCAAGATAGAAATGACGAATGATACTCAGGCGAGCCAGGTGTCTCACAGAGTCCGCGACTCGCTCAGGACCGAGAAAACGATGCGTCTCTCTGTCTACGAGTCTACAGACGAAATTTCCCTGTCAGACGTTACGATTGAGTCGGTGAACTCTAAGGATGAAACTTTCGCAGCCGATCCGATGAACGCGTCTCACTTAACTGAAAAGACATCTGGTAGTGCCGAGGGAGAATTTGCGTCGATGACGTCAACGGCCGATTATAGGATGTCAGCGAAATCGGAAGAGAAAGAAACCATCTCTTCGGAAATGTATGCCATCACGGCAGAAGCACTTATAACTGTCACACAGAAAGAATTATTACAAGAAAAGGCAACCGAAAGAATGGATTCAACATTGGCAAAAGAGACCCTGACGAAAAGGGTGGCAGAAATCGATCACAATAAGAAAGAATTGGAGGTGACATTGAATCGGGATACGACTGTGAAACTGCTCGACGATGGTAAGTCTTTTATAGCTGAAGGGTCGGCCGACACGAAAATCTTTGACAGTGTCCAACAAGAGGCAGTCAAATTACTCGAGGATGAACATGGTTTTCTCACAGACGAAACAAACGTCTGTAGTTTCGGGGAAACTGCAGCTTACGCGAGTGTTGGAATATGCACAGACTTTGTGACAGCGAAGGGGGGGTGTTTGTCTGAACGTACTGCCACATCTTTCGATGCAGACAATTCGTCCGCGAAAGGAGCAGCGGTGTCAAGTCGTACTGCAGTAACCGGTAGCGTAACCAGCAGGGAATCAGAAAATATTAGATACCATGTTGATGATGAAGAAATAGTACGAGCCAAATCTCGTGATCGCGCAATAATCGACGAACCGATAGCGGAGGTGAAAATCTTCCCGAACGATGACGGTATCTTAACGAAGCAGTCTGAAGTTCGAAGGATCGCCGAAACGATAATTCAGTCTATAGAaacagaaatagaaaatacatcAATTCTTGCAGTGAATCTAGCGAATCAAAGCGTTGAAAAAGTGGAGGATTATTCATCTCAAGAGCGAATGACCAACGCTAAATTACATCATTACAAGCTTGGCCGAGAATCGAAACAGGAAAGCATTAGTACAACCGAGGACCTGACGAGAGACGAGGAGTCTTCGCCGGGATCTCGTAACAGAGAAGGAAGCTTTCCCTCTGAAACCTCCGGCAGGAGGTTGTTTCATGATCAAGACATGACGATAAGTCCTAGCACCACGTCAGATCACACCGAGGCGGAAGACTCTATAGAGATCGATTCGAATGAGATGGGAAATAGACGGAAACTAGGTTCACCTGCATATCCTTTAGAAGAAATGCAGCAGCAAGCAACTACAAATATTTTCGATCAGGATGGTCGAGCCATAGCCTTTTCGCGGAAAGAATCGTTCGACGAGCTGGCCGCGTGGGACGCGACAACTTTGAGGAAGTCTGGCGCTCGGGTATTGGAAATAATCGAACCTAGAGATGTAAACGTTACGGAAGAATCGATTTTGTGGAATACGAACGAAGACGCCCGTGAGCGTTGCGTGGTTAGCCAGAGTTACACAACAGTGAAGGATCATTCAGGGGCAAGTACTTTGCGTGTCATGCTTTGCAGCGAAAGAGCTGAAGCTATTGGTTCAGTTACACTTTTCAAGCAGTCAAACTCGGCTGATGATCCGATCGTTGACGACCATGTGAGGAACAATTACGACATGGCGTTTGATGCGAAGATCAATGACGCTGAAGCTGGTAGTCCGACCTCGGTATTGCCAAAAATGCGGATACAAAATCTAGATATAAAACCTGTAAATTGGATGAtcggagatgaaaaaattgaaatatcagaGTCACTACAGCCTTCTGAAGTATTCAACCGGGAGCTGGAAGAGTACGAGTCAGTAGTAAAACAATTCAGTCTCGAGGGGGCGAATAACGAAGATGCGATACTACCAATTAGTCAGAATAAAGAACACTCCTTTGCGTGCGAGGATGTAAACGTGAATGATGGAACCGTAGTGAGGATAATTCAAAAGGAAACTCCAAAGACCAAGTTCAGGGTTATTCCAGTAAGCGACAAACAATTGGAGAGTGaactcgttgaaaataatttggatATCAGTTGTCAAGAGCTGATGGATACTTTGCAAAAAGAATTTGACGCCAAGACTCCCACGGAACACTTAGCCGTGGAAGCGTTCAAAGTCGAATCATCGACTGGCAGAGAAGTGGGACATAACTTGGTGAAACTGATGAATGAAGATTCCATTACCCAAAAACATACCTCGGAAAAATCAGACAAGCAAACAATTCCAGTGACAGACACAGGTGCGAATAAAACAGATTACTTTGAgacgatgaaatttcaatcacCGATGCAACTGgccgaagaaagaaagaacgaaacAGTCAGGATGAAAGGACAAATCGAAGGTAGAGTCGAATATGATACTGCCTTAGAGCTGTCTGGAACCGACAACAGGGGAGAGAAAATTGTAGCGGAGGATGCTTCGAGCAGTACCGAAAAAGGCATGGGATCAGTTGAATGTATTGTGTCCTCGGACAATGAGAGAATTCAACGAGCACTGGCCATGCCTCAAGATGATAGCCTCACCACCGTAGGTGGCGGGACATTCGACAGTCAACCAACGCCCGATCACCGCACAACGGCTCATCACGATACCGGTGCCATAACAAAATCAAGAAAGGACGTAGAAGTGACGAATATTAATCTGAGTTCAAGGTATGCCATCACCGTGTTAGATCaagtggtgaaaaaagaaattgcggAAGTGAAGGAATCCTTGGAAGCAGCGAAACAGGATTTAATTGAGGAGTTGAGCGAAAATAGCAAAATGGTTTTTCACATAAAAGACTCGCCTTCGGAGTTTCAGTTCAAACTTGAGTCGGAATCGATACCGAATGAATTACATTTCCTGTACAGGGCCCCGTCCGTAAACGATCAGCCAAACAAACACGATGTTACAGAAGACGCGGAGGCAGCTTCGCCAGTTGCAAGGCCACGAAGTACTGGTGCTGATATGAAAGTGGAGATTGGCAAGAAACTCGAGTTAGTGAGCAGGGAGCTACGAAAAGACAATGCTGCAATCACAAAGGAGATAGATGAGCGTGATTTTGAATCAGAGTCCAAGAAACGGATGGAGGTCCTGAAACGTGAGGCCGTTGTGATTGCAAAAGTTGAGAAACCACCCACTACTGATTCAAGTGGAAATGATAATTGCTCAACTGTCAGCGTTCCGACCCTCGTCGCTACAACCGCACCCGTCACCGCCGCAGACCCCGGCCCCATCCCCATCCCCGTTCCATTCCCCGTCTCCGTCACAATTCCCGTCCCTGCCAGCAGATCGAGTTCCGACGTGGAGACGAAAGATGATGGCTTCTTGATGTGCCCCCCTCAGCCAGCACCAAGGAGAAGACATAAACCGGTGAGAGCCCTGAAAAAGATCAGATCAGATAGTGAAACCGACATCGGTTCCAGTTCCGGCGAGAGTAACTATCATTCATGTGACTATGAAATAGGAAGTGGCAGCAGGCCAAGTTCCTCGGACATTGAGGCAATGCAATTGGGAATACCATCGGGAACCGCATCTGAATACGAGACAGCTTTGACGTCGGTTGAAACTTCATCGACGTCAAAACCCACCTCACAAGATTATCATACCGCAATCAGCTCATTGAGTTCGAGGGAATCCATAAAATCTCTTTATTCGGAGAGTTCCGGACATTTGGCGAGTGTCGAAAGTTCCAGCGAGCTTTCGGAAACATTAGTGCCTTCGGAAAGCGATATGGACCGAGACGATTTCGACGAAAGTGTTGATCATGTTCTTGAGGACGATTTAGTTTGCGTTGATGCACCAATCACGTTGAAGGCTTCTCACTCACCTAACAATGATTATGTATTACTAGCGTCGAGTGAGGTTGCCTGCAATATCGTTGAGGCGAACGTGTCCTCTGTGGCAACCTCCCGTATGAAAAGATCCTCTGAAATGATATTTCAACACGATGACGAGCCCTGCGAGAACATCGGCTCAGTCGAGATGGATACTTGCGAACGTCAATCTTCCAATAGCGAAAATGCATTGCAAATCAAATCCATCGACAACGCCACATCCACGACATTAATTATTGGGAATGAATTTGTTGGAGATAGTCAAATGCAATCTGTCGACATAACGACGTCTCGCGTAGATGAAGATGGCATCCAAAGCGTCTGTACTCAGGTTACCTCCAAGGATAAGAGGGTGTTAAGCGATAACACGGTCAGCCCATTGGGTGAGTCAGAGTCTGTTGTCATCGAGAATTGGATGGGAACGAACGCCTGCAGTTCTAGTAGTATCATAGAGTCAAAGACAATGGATGTTAGAGAGGAGGAAGGAGCTACGGTAACTGATGCCGAAATCAAATTCACGGGATTCGAGCAGCGGCCGCACTTGTCATTGATACAACAGGCCAGTGTGTCCACATCCACAGCATCCGCAATATCATTGGAAACGGTCATCGACCGTTTTGATAAAGAGAGACAAGAGCGACATTCCCCCGACAGCGATTCGTTCGAGTTAGTCGACAAGCCAGACATTATCGATGACTTTGTCGTTATAGAAGAAGTGGGCCGGGAAGCGGAGGAATTCGACTCTGAGGGAAAGAGCATCCACATAAGTAGTATCAATATAGTATGCGCAAACGTCAAAACTTACGACAGGGAGGTAGAGAACTTGATTACTAACACTAATCACGAAGATCACTCACAGCCGACGAGCCAGCTGCAGGTTAGAAATAACGAATTGTTCGACTTTGAATCAGAGGATAGCCCGCCTCAGGTATCAAACGAAGAACATTTGTATTCTCAGTCGTATTCGGATGACGAGCATTACGAAGGCGGCAAGAAATGGGTCGAGATGCAGTTCCAGACAGATGCCCGTGGTTATGAGATCGAATACGATCGTGGCCCGCTGGAGGACATAAAAGAGGAGGAGATAACCGACTTCGAGGCGAGCAGCAGTCGTTTCGGAAGCTTGGGAAGTCACAAGGAGTCAGTTGGAAGCATTGGTAGTGCACGTGGGAGTCTGGGCAGCACGCCTGAGTATGATGTACTCGCGGGAAGAAAATACTTTACCAAGCCGTCCGAGCATGACAATTTATCACTTAGCTCTTTGCAAGAATTTGAGAGCCTCGAGAATGCCGTGGCGATGGAAAGttcgaaaaaattgcattGTGGCTCGCAGGATTCAATAAACAATGGTAGTCTACCGAGGCGTTATCTCACAGGTCGGTCAGGTCACGGGGATGATGTGTCGTTGTCCTCGTTGAAGGATTTTGAAGGGTTGGAGACAGCCTGCCGCGAGGCCCACATGATTGAGTTGCGAGCTAGGGAGGAAGAGGATCTTCTTGACCATGAAAGTCCCGAAAATCGATACAAGCTAGAAAGTCTAGCAAGAACGAAGGCAGAATCGAGTGCTCCGGCATCTTTTAATCCCAGCACGTCGGGTTCCGACGATTACGAGAAGCGTATCAGAGAGATCGACGAGATTATTCGCATTGCTCAATCGAACGTGGAGAAATTTGATCGTCAAGATGACACGGCAGAAGATATTTCACAGATTGATATCACCGAGACAGACTCTAGGGGCCCCGGTGGTAACTTAGGCCCAGGGCAAAGCAAGGCAATCGAAGTAGCCGCCAATTGTTGTGCGATAGTGCTACATGAAGGCCAGTCCCGTGTGGTGCAGGTACAATTGAAAGATCAGGACATTATGGAAACTAGTACGGACTCGTTGGAATTTGATGATCACGCTGTTGACAAGAGACGCGACCCCCTTTGCAGGAGCTCGGATTCGTTGGAAATGAAAACGAACTTGGACTTACCGTCCCTGAGCTCGGATTCCCTCAACAACACCCGTGACCCGCGAGAACTGCCGCCGGGCTGCACCTTTGATCAATTTGATAATTCCTGCAGGCGAATTTCCTCCGACTCATTGGAAATACCTTCCTCGGAACATCAGGAGGATAATATTGTGCAGGATAAGAGTCGCGAAGCAAGCTGCGGTAACCGAAATTATTCTGTAAGAAGTGATACTGACAATTCGTCTGTCAGGCGCGTTTCATCGGCCGAAGCGGGAAGCCTAGCGAATACGAGCTTGAAATGTAATCTGCCCAACAACGGGACATAA